A genomic region of Vitis vinifera cultivar Pinot Noir 40024 chromosome 7, ASM3070453v1 contains the following coding sequences:
- the LOC100246961 gene encoding probable protein phosphatase 2C 49 isoform X1: MVAEAEVVCQQRVPVLDVQYYARENNIEDVVAISTSLSSPSFDPICASDSVSADSSGTQVDIKSPEKNPDATLESAIVQFVPCIRSGSFADIGPRRYMEDEHIRIDDLSMHLGSVSRLPNPCAFYGVFDGHGGPEAAAYVRKNVDRFFFEDANFPRTSEVNDVFSERVENSVRKAFLLADLALADDSGVSSSSGTTALTALIFGRTLMVANAGDCRAVLCRKGQAVDMSQDHRPSYPLERKRVEELGGFVDGEYLNGVLSVTRALGDWDMKFPRGSASPLIAEPEFRQVALTEEDEFLIIGCDGIWDVMSSQEAVSLVRRGLRRHDDPEQSARDLVMEALRLNTFDNLTVIVICFSSPDQFEPTPPRQRRFRCCNISMEALCSLRSLLDNNGNR, from the exons atggTAGCGGAGGCTGAGGTTGTATGTCAACAGAGGGTTCCAGTGCTGGACGTTCAATATTATGCAAGAGAAAACAATATCGAGGACGTGGTGGCAATTTCGACGTCTCTTTCCTCTCCGAGTTTTGATCCGATTTGCGCTTCGGATTCGGTTTCGGCTGATTCATCCGGCACTCAAGTG GATATAAAATCTCCTGAGAAAAATCCAGACGCTACTCTTGAATCTGCTATTGTGCAATTTGTCCCTTGCATCCGATCTGGTAGCTTTGCTGACATTGGACCAAGGAGGTACATGGAAGATGAGCATATAAGGATAGATGATCTATCTATGCACTTGGGTTCAGTCTCTAGGCTCCCGAACCCATGTGCTTTTTATGGG GTATTTGATGGCCATGGAGGACCTGAAGCTGCAGCTTATGTCAGAAAAAATGTGGACAGATTTTTCTTTGAAGATGCTAACTTTCCTCGCACATCTGAAGTTAATGATGTTTTCTCGGAGAGGGTTGAAAATTCTGTCCGGAAGGCATTTCTTCTGGCTGATCTAGCTTTGGCAGATGATAGTGGTGTGAGCAGTTCTTCTGGGACAACAGCACTTACTGCTCTGATATTTGGGAG AACTCTAATGGTTGCCAATGCTGGTGACTGCCGGGCAGTTCTTTGCCGAAAAGGTCAGGCAGTAGACATGTCTCAAGACCATAGACCTAGTTACCCATTAGAACGGAAGCGTGTTGAAGAATTGGGAGGTTTTGTTGATGGTGAGTATCTCAATGGGGTTTTATCAGTAACCCGAGCACTGGGGGACTGGGATATGAAGTTCCCCCGGGGCTCTGCATCACCGCTCATTGCAGAGCCAGAATTCAGGCAGGTGGCATTAACAGAGGAGGACGAATTCCTCATCATTGGGTGTGATGGTATTTGGGATGTGATGTCTAGTCAGGAGGCAGTTAGCCTTGTGCGTCGTGGCCTACGGCGGCATGATGACCCAGAGCAGTCTGCAAGGGACCTTGTCATGGAGGCTCTGCGCCTCAACACATTTGACAATCTCACTGTTATTgtcatttgtttttcttctcctGATCAGTTTGAACCAACACCTCCACGACAACGCAGATTCAGGTGCTGCAACATCTCCATGGAGGCCCTTTGCAGTTTGAGGAGCTTATTGGACAACAATGGCAACCGATGA
- the LOC100246961 gene encoding probable protein phosphatase 2C 49 isoform X2 gives MVAEAEVVCQQRVPVLDVQYYARENNIEDVVAISTSLSSPSFDPICASDSVSADSSGTQVVFDGHGGPEAAAYVRKNVDRFFFEDANFPRTSEVNDVFSERVENSVRKAFLLADLALADDSGVSSSSGTTALTALIFGRTLMVANAGDCRAVLCRKGQAVDMSQDHRPSYPLERKRVEELGGFVDGEYLNGVLSVTRALGDWDMKFPRGSASPLIAEPEFRQVALTEEDEFLIIGCDGIWDVMSSQEAVSLVRRGLRRHDDPEQSARDLVMEALRLNTFDNLTVIVICFSSPDQFEPTPPRQRRFRCCNISMEALCSLRSLLDNNGNR, from the exons atggTAGCGGAGGCTGAGGTTGTATGTCAACAGAGGGTTCCAGTGCTGGACGTTCAATATTATGCAAGAGAAAACAATATCGAGGACGTGGTGGCAATTTCGACGTCTCTTTCCTCTCCGAGTTTTGATCCGATTTGCGCTTCGGATTCGGTTTCGGCTGATTCATCCGGCACTCAAGTG GTATTTGATGGCCATGGAGGACCTGAAGCTGCAGCTTATGTCAGAAAAAATGTGGACAGATTTTTCTTTGAAGATGCTAACTTTCCTCGCACATCTGAAGTTAATGATGTTTTCTCGGAGAGGGTTGAAAATTCTGTCCGGAAGGCATTTCTTCTGGCTGATCTAGCTTTGGCAGATGATAGTGGTGTGAGCAGTTCTTCTGGGACAACAGCACTTACTGCTCTGATATTTGGGAG AACTCTAATGGTTGCCAATGCTGGTGACTGCCGGGCAGTTCTTTGCCGAAAAGGTCAGGCAGTAGACATGTCTCAAGACCATAGACCTAGTTACCCATTAGAACGGAAGCGTGTTGAAGAATTGGGAGGTTTTGTTGATGGTGAGTATCTCAATGGGGTTTTATCAGTAACCCGAGCACTGGGGGACTGGGATATGAAGTTCCCCCGGGGCTCTGCATCACCGCTCATTGCAGAGCCAGAATTCAGGCAGGTGGCATTAACAGAGGAGGACGAATTCCTCATCATTGGGTGTGATGGTATTTGGGATGTGATGTCTAGTCAGGAGGCAGTTAGCCTTGTGCGTCGTGGCCTACGGCGGCATGATGACCCAGAGCAGTCTGCAAGGGACCTTGTCATGGAGGCTCTGCGCCTCAACACATTTGACAATCTCACTGTTATTgtcatttgtttttcttctcctGATCAGTTTGAACCAACACCTCCACGACAACGCAGATTCAGGTGCTGCAACATCTCCATGGAGGCCCTTTGCAGTTTGAGGAGCTTATTGGACAACAATGGCAACCGATGA
- the LOC100241830 gene encoding uncharacterized protein LOC100241830 has product MSATSSFSVSTPTYMTHLIRRSRSRSGGAVVFNAISSLRKSHCLRPQSMTDVFFRYPYGATKRNSIFTSTRPFSPVMEWQDCTVRTEIDVPISVAYNCYSDRQSIPRWMPFISSVEVLEDKPDLSKWSLKYEAFGRDIEFSWLARNMQPIPNQKIHWRSLEGLPNRGAVRFYPKSPSSCTVELTVSYEIPQVLIPVASALRPFLEGLLLRGLERFAKFAKTYHADSTV; this is encoded by the exons ATGTCTGCAACCTCGTCATTCTCTGTATCAACTCCTACCTATATGACCCATTTGATCAGAAGAAGTAGGAGTAGAAGCGGAGGCGCAGTGGTGTTCAATGCCATTTCCTCTCTCAGAAAGTCTCATTGTTTGAGGCCGCAGTCTATGACTGATGTctttttcaggtacccttatGGAGCCACCAAGAGGAACTCGATTTTCACCAGTACTCGACCCTTTTCCCCTGTCATGGAGTGGCAGGACTGCAC GGTGAGGACTGAAATCGACGTGCCTATTTCAGTTGCATATAATTGTTATTCTGATCGACAATCCATTCCCCGTTGGATGCCCTTCATTTCATCTGTTGAG GTTTTGGAAGACAAGCCTGATCTATCAAAATGGTCGCTAAAGTATGAAGCATTTGGTCGTGATATTGAATTCTCTTGGCTTGCTCGAAATATGCAG CCAATCCCAAATCAAAAAATCCACTGGAGATCTCTGGAAGGTCTTCCTAACAG AGGAGCTGTTCGGTTTTATCCAAAAAGTCCTTCATCATGCACAGTAGAG CTAACAGTATCATATGAGATTCCTCAGGTCTTGATCCCAGTGGCATCG GCACTGCGGCCTTTTCTTGAAGGCTTACTTCTACGTGGGTTGGAACGGTTTGCCAAGTTCGCAAAAACCTATCATGCTGACTCCACAGTTTGA